The following coding sequences lie in one Paracidovorax avenae genomic window:
- a CDS encoding DUF262 domain-containing protein yields MPDTDVEFLNEPDSELDTAQAEHFSEAVLHSADWTVETMVSQLVRGNIEMNPRFQRRDAWSVRRKSAFVESLILGLPVPQIVLAEKRGQRGKYIVLDGKQRLLSLMQFTGNARGPNNAFRLAGLEARSDLTRKTYEVLKAPTFEDDLNAFHNYTVRTVVIRNWPSYDFLHLVFLRLNTGSVKLSPQELRQALFPGTFSDTVDDRAQASVPLQEILGRGTPDPRMRDVELLVRFLGFYFFMPAYTGRMKDFLDTTCDRLNSDWENQEPAVERAIAAFNSAGEALIQIFGAGSIARKAGSRLFNRAIFDALIFYAANDTIRMTMLQNSDAVRAAYDEIAADSRFLSASESDTAGVPNTLARYVMWGEKLKVALSLEFELPGARPADPADANSKAGITFAGFGV; encoded by the coding sequence ATGCCGGATACCGATGTTGAATTCCTCAATGAGCCTGACTCGGAGCTAGACACCGCTCAGGCCGAGCACTTTTCCGAGGCCGTGCTGCACTCGGCCGACTGGACGGTCGAGACGATGGTGTCGCAGTTGGTTCGGGGAAACATCGAGATGAATCCGAGGTTCCAGCGTCGAGACGCGTGGTCCGTCCGACGTAAGAGTGCATTTGTTGAGTCTCTAATTCTTGGCCTTCCAGTTCCGCAAATTGTTTTGGCGGAGAAGCGTGGGCAGCGTGGAAAGTACATCGTCCTCGATGGTAAACAACGACTGCTTTCACTGATGCAATTCACGGGCAATGCACGGGGGCCGAACAACGCGTTTCGACTCGCGGGACTGGAGGCGCGCAGCGATCTCACCCGCAAAACATATGAGGTGCTCAAGGCCCCTACCTTCGAAGATGATCTGAATGCATTCCACAACTACACTGTCCGAACCGTCGTCATTCGCAACTGGCCTAGCTATGATTTCCTGCATCTTGTGTTTCTGAGGCTAAACACGGGTAGTGTCAAGCTCTCCCCCCAGGAGTTGCGTCAGGCGCTGTTTCCTGGAACGTTTTCGGACACTGTCGATGATCGAGCGCAGGCGTCTGTCCCTTTGCAGGAAATTCTTGGTCGAGGTACGCCTGACCCGCGGATGAGGGATGTTGAACTTCTGGTTCGGTTCCTCGGATTCTATTTTTTTATGCCGGCTTACACGGGCCGCATGAAGGACTTTCTAGACACGACCTGCGATAGATTGAATAGCGACTGGGAAAATCAAGAACCAGCGGTCGAAAGAGCGATAGCGGCATTTAACTCGGCGGGTGAAGCATTGATTCAGATTTTTGGGGCGGGGAGCATCGCTAGAAAGGCGGGGTCAAGGCTCTTCAACCGCGCGATTTTTGACGCGCTGATTTTCTATGCGGCGAATGACACCATTCGCATGACGATGCTGCAGAATTCCGACGCTGTACGAGCGGCATACGATGAGATCGCTGCCGACTCCAGATTTCTGAGCGCGTCTGAAAGCGACACGGCTGGCGTCCCAAATACGCTAGCACGGTACGTTATGTGGGGCGAGAAATTGAAGGTGGCTCTCAGTTTGGAGTTCGAATTACCTGGTGCTCGCCCAGCCGATCCCGCAGATGCCAATTCAAAGGCAGGAATCACCTTCGCTGGCTTTGGAGTCTGA
- a CDS encoding GFA family protein, protein MLTPQEDLRVYEWHTGTAKDYFCPTCGIMPFRKPRAATAQELAQGMRPFVGWAINARCLEGVDLSCIPVRQVDGAALD, encoded by the coding sequence ATGCTCACGCCGCAGGAGGACCTGCGCGTGTACGAGTGGCACACCGGCACCGCCAAGGACTACTTCTGCCCCACCTGCGGGATCATGCCCTTCCGCAAGCCCCGCGCCGCGACGGCGCAGGAGCTTGCACAGGGGATGCGGCCGTTCGTGGGATGGGCGATCAATGCACGGTGTCTGGAAGGTGTGGACCTGTCCTGCATACCGGTCAGGCAGGTGGATGGGGCTGCGCTGGATTGA
- a CDS encoding ATP-binding protein: MVDAEELFDRMPCGLLVTSTSGLILKVNRTLCQWTGIPPHELVRQKKLQELFTVGGRIFHQTHWQPMLEMQGAISEVKLDIRRGDGSTFPALLNVVRRTSGEDTYDEIAVMVAEERNKYERELLAARKRADDMVAKERQAQQALQASRSRLRQAMQSGAIHVWDLDPATGRRRFGADVAVLLGLDPDRPVGEDDFVAHVVPEDRAAERAALDRALRTGEPYQFKHRIIDTKGHRRVLVSSGQGFRGDDGMLTEFVGIFSDITEAEQGRALAEDRAVFAEQMIGIVSHDLRNPLTTILLATDLLTRQAASPMPTPPDTAARMLGNITRAGQRAKRLIADLLDFTVVRLGAGLSVSRRPTDLHQLAARIIEELSVAFPGRTIEHVATGGGEISADPDRIAQLLGNLVGNAMAYGTPGSTVTVTTAVESGTARLAVHNHGDPIPRHTLGRLFQPMVRGVAADDTSARSVGLGLFIVRAIAQAHGGQVVVQSSHDHGTEFAFSFPARVTDP, encoded by the coding sequence ATGGTAGACGCGGAAGAACTCTTCGACCGCATGCCCTGCGGGCTGCTGGTGACCAGCACGTCCGGCCTGATCCTCAAGGTCAACCGGACCCTGTGCCAGTGGACCGGCATCCCCCCGCACGAACTGGTCCGGCAGAAAAAGCTGCAGGAACTCTTCACCGTGGGCGGCCGGATCTTCCACCAGACCCACTGGCAACCCATGCTGGAAATGCAGGGCGCCATCTCGGAGGTCAAGCTCGACATCCGCCGCGGCGACGGCAGCACCTTCCCAGCGCTGCTCAACGTGGTGCGCCGCACCAGCGGCGAGGACACCTACGACGAAATCGCCGTGATGGTGGCGGAGGAACGCAACAAATACGAGCGCGAACTGCTGGCCGCCCGCAAGCGCGCCGACGACATGGTGGCCAAGGAGCGGCAGGCGCAGCAGGCCCTGCAGGCGTCCCGCTCGCGCCTGCGGCAGGCCATGCAGTCCGGGGCCATCCATGTCTGGGACCTGGACCCCGCCACCGGCCGGCGGCGCTTCGGCGCCGACGTCGCCGTCCTGCTCGGCCTGGACCCGGACCGGCCCGTGGGCGAGGACGACTTCGTGGCCCACGTGGTGCCCGAGGACCGCGCCGCGGAACGCGCCGCACTCGACCGCGCCCTGCGCACCGGCGAGCCCTACCAGTTCAAGCACCGCATCATCGACACGAAGGGGCACCGCCGCGTGCTCGTCTCGTCGGGCCAGGGATTCCGGGGCGACGACGGCATGCTCACGGAATTCGTGGGCATCTTCAGCGACATCACCGAAGCCGAGCAAGGGCGTGCCCTCGCCGAAGACCGCGCCGTGTTCGCCGAACAGATGATCGGCATCGTCAGCCACGACCTGCGCAACCCGCTCACCACCATCCTCCTGGCCACCGACCTGCTCACGCGCCAGGCGGCCTCGCCCATGCCCACGCCGCCGGACACGGCCGCGCGCATGCTGGGCAACATCACCCGCGCAGGGCAGCGCGCCAAGCGCCTGATCGCCGACCTGCTCGATTTCACGGTCGTGCGCCTCGGCGCAGGCCTGAGCGTCTCGCGCCGCCCCACGGACCTCCACCAGCTCGCGGCCCGGATCATCGAGGAGCTGTCGGTGGCCTTCCCTGGCCGCACCATCGAGCATGTCGCCACGGGCGGCGGAGAAATCAGTGCCGACCCGGACCGCATCGCCCAGCTCCTGGGCAACCTCGTGGGCAACGCCATGGCCTACGGCACGCCGGGCAGCACCGTCACGGTCACCACCGCGGTGGAATCGGGCACCGCCCGCCTGGCCGTGCACAACCACGGCGACCCCATCCCCCGGCACACGCTGGGCCGCCTCTTCCAGCCCATGGTGCGCGGCGTGGCCGCGGACGACACCTCCGCACGCAGCGTGGGGCTCGGCCTGTTCATCGTCCGCGCGATCGCGCAGGCGCACGGCGGGCAGGTGGTCGTGCAGTCCAGCCACGACCACGGCACCGAATTCGCGTTCTCGTTCCCGGCCCGGGTGACGGATCCATAG
- a CDS encoding alpha/beta fold hydrolase, whose translation MSVGRRNNVKVQGDGAGSLVFAHGFGCDQNMWRLLAPRYASRCRTITFDMVGSGLSDLGAYDPGKYASLHGYADDVLEVIDEFAHGPVVFVGHSVGAMIGLLAGIHRPGRIAGHAMVGPSPCYIDDGDYVGGFSREDIDSLLDTLDANYLGWASQMAPAIMGAPDRPELSEELTASFCRTDPDIARQFAHVTFLSDNRADLHRLKEPALVIQSSEDIIAPRPVGDYMLRHLPRGTLRVIENVGHCPHLSAPGACSAVMDEFLGSIGW comes from the coding sequence ATGTCGGTCGGGCGCAGAAACAACGTGAAGGTCCAGGGCGATGGCGCCGGCAGCCTCGTGTTCGCCCACGGCTTCGGCTGCGACCAGAACATGTGGCGCCTGCTGGCGCCGCGCTATGCCTCGCGCTGCCGCACCATCACCTTCGACATGGTGGGCAGCGGCCTGTCCGACCTCGGCGCCTACGATCCCGGCAAATACGCATCGCTCCACGGCTACGCGGACGACGTGCTGGAGGTCATCGATGAATTCGCGCACGGCCCCGTGGTCTTCGTGGGGCATTCGGTGGGCGCCATGATCGGGCTGCTGGCCGGCATCCACCGGCCCGGAAGGATCGCCGGCCACGCCATGGTCGGCCCCTCCCCCTGCTACATCGACGACGGCGACTACGTGGGCGGCTTTTCCCGCGAAGACATCGACTCCCTGCTGGACACCCTCGACGCCAACTACCTTGGCTGGGCAAGCCAGATGGCCCCCGCCATCATGGGTGCGCCCGACCGCCCCGAACTGAGCGAAGAACTCACGGCCAGCTTCTGCCGCACCGATCCCGACATCGCCCGGCAGTTCGCGCACGTCACCTTCCTCTCCGACAACCGGGCCGACCTGCACCGGCTGAAGGAGCCGGCACTGGTCATCCAGTCCAGCGAGGACATCATCGCGCCCCGCCCGGTGGGCGACTACATGCTCCGCCACCTGCCCCGCGGCACGCTGCGGGTGATCGAGAACGTCGGGCACTGCCCGCACCTCAGCGCCCCCGGCGCGTGCAGCGCCGTGATGGACGAATTCCTCGGCTCGATCGGATGGTAG